Proteins found in one Etheostoma spectabile isolate EspeVRDwgs_2016 chromosome 14, UIUC_Espe_1.0, whole genome shotgun sequence genomic segment:
- the LOC116701931 gene encoding uncharacterized protein LOC116701931, translating into MPRLQSGVWKHFTPAIKEGRETFMCNYCLKTYTKNATKMQMHLDKCKEYSVILQQSPGPDGSSSASIPVPSFSFLPSATPGGQFLIDSVDQRSQAHADECLARAVYATSSPLTLTDNIYWKRFFSVLRPAYCPPTRELLSSHLLDCEYDRVQGQVLEAIGRADCVTIVCSGWSTVKETRTIIYVVATPVPLFYKRATTKEQTYTSTFIAEELKDIINEVGPQKVFAVVTDNTPEMMAAWAQVEEAFPHISAIGCTLCGVQQLFDDTVATPSMTVLCRRAEQVVRYIKERKLLAEAFRCWQTTNIRNHTANGTTLVLPINSDWTGVVNMFSSLLEGQNSLQEMAISPTLDIEASIRATVQDAAFWKGLSGSRNLLYLIGNYIDYMKREGAVLSGVVDLFSQLRYHIGASLSGSVLHSAEQKAVMASLDRCQEFCVKPIHAAAYMLDPKHAGQQTLSGEQINSAYYVISNLSHHLNLDEGKVLGSFARFSAKQGLWKGAGIWSSCQHVSASTWWKGLCSSEPLSAVASAILQIPPATGACEHLRSRFCNIKGQGSLSADRVQKLVALQANLNLLEPSDCEYAPLESEEEKKVSFQSETQ; encoded by the coding sequence ATGCCACGCTTGCAGTCAGGTGTTTGGAAGCATTTCACCCCAGCTATCAAAGAAGGGAGGGAAACCTTCATGTGCAACTACTGTTTAAAGACCTACACAAAGAATGCTACCAAGATGCAGATGCATTTGGACAAATGCAAGGAGTACTCTGTGATTTTGCAGCAGTCACCAGGCCCAGATGGGAGCTCCTCTGCCTCCATTCCTGTTCCCTCCTTCTCGTTCTTACCATCTGCCACTCCTGGGGGACAGTTCCTTATTGATTCAGTGGATCAGCGCAGCCAGGCACATGCTGACGAGTGCCTGGCAAGAGCTGTGTATGCCACTTCGTCACCCCTCACTCTCACTGACAATATTTATTGGAAGCGATTTTTCAGCGTGCTCCGGCCTGCTTACTGTCCGCCCACCAGAGAACTTTTGTCCTCTCATCTCCTGGACTGTGAGTATGACAGAGTACAAGGCCAGGTCCTTGAGGCCATAGGGAGAGCGGACTGTGTCACCATCGTCTGCAGTGGCTGGTCTACTGTGAAAGAAACCAGAACGATCATTTATGTTGTTGCAACCCCTGTACCACTGTTCTACAAACGTGCAACGACAAAGGAGCAGACGTACACAAGCACTTTTATTGCTGAGGAACTTAAAGATATTATAAATGAAGTGGGACCACAAAAGGTCTTTGCCGTTGTCACTGACAACACCCCGGAAATGATGGCGGCTTGGGCTCAAGTAGAAGAAGCCTTCCCGCACATATCAGCTATTGGCTGCACATTGTGTGGCGTCCAGCAGCTCTTTGATGACACAGTTGCAACGCCGTCTATGACGGTTCTGTGCAGGAGAGCTGAGCAGGTGGTGAGGTATATTAAAGAGCGGAAACTACTAGCAGAGGCCTTTAGATGCTGGCAGACTACAAATATAAGAAACCACACTGCTAATGGGACAACCTTGGTACTGCCTATAAACTCTGACTGGACTGGTGTGGTTAACATGTTCAGCAGCCTCCTGGAGGGTCAGAACTCTTTACAAGAGATGGCCATCTCACCCACGCTGGATATTGAAGCATCCATCAGGGCCACGGTACAGGATGCAGCATTTTGGAAAGGATTAAGCGGCAGTCGTAACCTGCTCTACTTGATTGGGAATTACATTGATTACATGAAAAGAGAAGGCGCCGTACTCTCTGGTGTTGTTGACCTGTTCAGTCAGTTAAGATACCACATCGGAGCTTCACTGTCTGGTTCTGTGCTGCACAGCGCTGAACAGAAAGCCGTCATGGCATCGTTAGACAGGTGTCAGGAGTTTTGCGTGAAGCCAATTCACGCAGCGGCGTACATGCTGGACCCAAAGCATGCTGGACAGCAGACACTCTCAGGGGAGCAGATAAACAGCGCTTACTATGTGATTTCCAACCTGTCGCACCATCTAAATCTTGATGAGGGCAAAGTGCTTGGTAGCTTCGCCAGATTCTCAGCCAAGCAGGGATTATGGAAGGGTGCCGGGATATGGAGTTCATGCCAGCACGTGTCCGCATCCACCTGGTGGAAAGGGCTGTGTTCCTCCGAGCCGCTGTCCGCTGTGGCCTCTGCTATACTCCAGATTCCGCCAGCAACAGGTGCTTGTGAGCACCTGCGGTCACGTTTTTGCAATATAAAGGGGCAAGGGTCTCTCTCAGCTGACAGGGTGCAAAAACTGGTTGCATTACAAGCGAATCTCAACCTTTTAGAGCCTAGTGATTGTGAGTATGCTCCGCTGgagagtgaggaagagaagaaggtGTCATTTCAATCTGAGACTCAATAG